One genomic window of Pecten maximus chromosome 3, xPecMax1.1, whole genome shotgun sequence includes the following:
- the LOC117324119 gene encoding 39S ribosomal protein L54, mitochondrial-like yields MATALCRCLRTITNCPLRCLQTGHMIRASYVKKAPAGKVSRVTIEVEKDTHKLANYLCGGNIYKTGEEIQLKPKEEYPEWLWDLRIDRKAPDLDELEYGSYEYWAKAKKISLREKNAKQKLKVKRQEKKIY; encoded by the exons ATGGCGACGGCGCTGTGTAGATGCCTTCGGACAATAACAAATTGTCCTCTAAGATGTTTGCAGACTGGGCATATGATCAGAGCTTCATATGTAAAAAAGG CTCCTGCTGGGAAGGTGTCTAGGGTGACTATAGAAGTGGAAAAAGACACACACAAGCTTGCCAACTATCTGTGTGGTGGTAACATTTACAAGACTGGCGAGGAAATACAGCTGAAACCTAAAGAAGAGTACCCCGAGTGGTTGTGGGATCTACGTATTGACCGAAAAGCACCTGATCTTGATGAACTCGAGTATGGATCATACGAGTACTGGGCCAAAGCCAAAAAAATTTCCTTAAGAGAAAAAAATGCCAAACAAAAGTTAAAAGTCAAAAggcaagaaaagaaaatttattaa
- the LOC117322851 gene encoding histidine-rich glycoprotein-like, with product MKTVFLVCLLACVVLAAERRQHHHTDNSNDNNHHHHNQCADCGTCPDGTPEHCDEHHGCICLRKRAEHHHSCVTEGCSTTHCPHHETPRCDAHHGCQCQAIRAEHHHACVTNGCHGSCPHHQTMHCDSSHGCICM from the exons ATGAAGACTGTTTTTCTCGTCTGTCTACTGGCCTGTGTTGTGCTTG CCGCGGAGAGGAGGCAACATCATCATACTGACAACTCGAATGacaataatcatcatcatcataatcaatGTGCCGACTGCGGAACCTGTCCTGACGGAACGCCGGAACATTGTGATGAACATCATGGATGCATATGTCTCC GGAAAAGGGCAGAACACCATCATTCGTGTGTAACCGAAGGTTGTTCCACCACCCACTGTCCTCATCATGAAACACCTCGGTGCGATGCTCATCATGGTTGCCAATGTCAAG CCATAAGAGCGGAACACCATCATGCCTGTGTCACCAACGGATGCCATGGTTCCTGTCCCCATCACCAAACAATGCATTGTGATTCGAGTCATGGCTGTATTTGCATGTA G